A region of Flavobacterium album DNA encodes the following proteins:
- a CDS encoding sugar phosphate nucleotidyltransferase: MKIIVPMAGRGSRLRPHTLTIPKPLIPIAGKPIVHRLVEDIAGLIHQELEEIAFIIHKDFGPMVEKDLIAIAEKLGAKGSIYYQEQPLGTAHAIMSAKESMSGPVVVAYADTLFRADFTLDTSADSVIWVKQVDDPSAFGVVKLNDKNEIVDFVEKPKDFVSDLAIIGIYYFKSGETLRDELQYLLDNNITKGGEYQLTDGLENMKIKGMKFVPGKVDEWMDCGNKAVTVETNTRMLGFLHADGEHMVSASATVENSTIIPPCYIGENVVLKNTTIGPNVSLGNKTVVENSSIKNSLVQTHSVIKNANLDNAMIGNYATFDGKFTHISIGDYSVLE, encoded by the coding sequence ATGAAAATAATAGTACCTATGGCCGGCAGGGGCTCACGCCTGCGCCCACACACGCTTACCATCCCGAAACCGCTTATCCCAATTGCGGGCAAACCTATCGTGCACCGCCTTGTAGAGGATATCGCCGGGCTGATACACCAGGAACTCGAAGAGATAGCATTTATAATACATAAGGACTTTGGCCCTATGGTCGAGAAAGACCTTATTGCCATTGCCGAAAAGCTTGGCGCGAAAGGCTCGATCTATTACCAGGAGCAGCCATTGGGCACGGCCCATGCGATCATGAGCGCAAAGGAGTCGATGAGCGGGCCGGTGGTAGTGGCTTATGCCGATACACTATTCCGTGCCGATTTTACGTTAGATACTTCAGCAGACAGTGTGATATGGGTAAAGCAGGTGGACGACCCTTCTGCTTTTGGCGTGGTGAAGCTTAATGATAAGAACGAGATCGTTGACTTTGTGGAGAAGCCGAAAGATTTTGTTTCCGACCTTGCCATTATCGGTATCTATTATTTCAAGAGCGGTGAAACGCTTCGCGACGAATTGCAGTACCTGCTGGATAACAACATCACGAAAGGCGGGGAATACCAGCTTACCGACGGCCTTGAAAACATGAAAATAAAGGGCATGAAATTTGTGCCCGGTAAAGTAGACGAGTGGATGGACTGCGGCAACAAAGCCGTAACTGTGGAGACCAACACGAGGATGCTGGGCTTTTTGCATGCCGATGGCGAGCACATGGTCTCAGCGTCTGCAACGGTGGAGAACAGTACCATTATCCCGCCGTGCTACATAGGCGAAAATGTAGTGCTGAAGAACACTACGATAGGCCCGAACGTTTCGTTAGGCAATAAGACCGTAGTAGAGAACAGTTCGATAAAGAACAGCCTTGTGCAAACGCACTCGGTAATAAAAAATGCTAACCTGGATAATGCCATGATAGGTAACTATGCCACATTCGACGGAAAGTTTACCCACATCAGCATCGGCGACTATTCGGTATTGGAATAA
- a CDS encoding prolyl oligopeptidase family serine peptidase, whose amino-acid sequence MKNFFLFAMISMAALVNAQNYPATKKTPKNITKHGITFTDDYTWLENTQDKEVTSWVEAQNVLFSNHLTEIGTEKAITKKIKEYDAGSSYGLPAKRKKYYYMMVRMSPGKPAQLHYMDKPDGIPQPLPNPLNDYGSNAYVVNYYPSVNSAYLAFSISPDGSDKHDVKFLDMKKSRFEDDVLTGIKYSGIQWKNDEGIFYKHNINKTAFAADSTYQLYYHAIGKPQKDDKLIFDSSASDSHFSFGVNEEYLFITEEINDGASKNYYRLHLDSLSKSPVKFISNVAADFDFKYYHKGRFYYSTQQYDWGELRSRNLDGTDEKVVIPQFYNQLLRSTLMFGDYIVCKYKTLGKYHLSLYDKDVHFIRKYDLPPGTDCEVSFYNKENNCLYISLRSYTLSSQNYTLNLDTGEFKPFFSTIFKAKPTVFPLDYFESKTITYKSRDGKDVPITIVHKKGLVMDGSNPTLLKAYGGFGNVSTPAYNTGLLYFLEQGGVFAYAEVRGGGEKGLKWHAAGRGRNKIHSVNDVIDAAEFLIAEKYTSSQRIAFTGASNGGLMATAAMTQRPDLFKVIISEMGLTDIPSAMLHTVGNYHKDEYGNPEIKEDYEAMLTYSPYQKIKDDVNYPVTLLIAGENDDRVTPFQSYKFAAKLQNRPAQKNPVYIKTSEFGHNKSVTYDERTKDNAEFYSFLLYHLTK is encoded by the coding sequence ATGAAAAACTTCTTCTTATTTGCCATGATATCTATGGCAGCGCTGGTTAACGCACAAAACTATCCGGCTACAAAAAAAACGCCTAAGAATATTACGAAACACGGCATAACGTTTACTGACGATTATACCTGGCTGGAAAACACGCAGGATAAGGAAGTAACTTCGTGGGTTGAGGCTCAGAATGTGCTTTTTTCAAACCATCTTACCGAGATCGGTACCGAAAAAGCAATCACAAAAAAAATAAAGGAATATGATGCCGGGTCTTCTTATGGGCTGCCTGCAAAGCGGAAGAAGTATTATTATATGATGGTGCGGATGAGTCCCGGCAAGCCCGCGCAACTTCACTATATGGACAAGCCCGACGGCATACCACAGCCTTTACCTAACCCGCTTAACGATTATGGCAGCAACGCATATGTGGTCAATTATTACCCTTCAGTCAACTCGGCATATCTTGCATTCAGCATAAGTCCTGACGGAAGCGACAAGCATGATGTCAAATTTCTTGATATGAAAAAAAGCCGGTTTGAAGATGATGTGCTTACCGGCATAAAGTATTCCGGCATCCAGTGGAAAAATGATGAAGGCATATTTTACAAGCATAACATAAACAAGACTGCCTTTGCCGCAGACAGCACCTATCAGCTCTATTATCATGCTATAGGTAAGCCGCAGAAGGACGACAAATTGATATTTGATTCATCAGCGTCAGACAGCCATTTTAGTTTTGGTGTCAATGAAGAGTACCTGTTTATTACTGAGGAGATAAACGATGGGGCTAGCAAGAATTATTATCGCCTGCACCTTGACAGCCTGTCGAAATCACCTGTCAAATTTATTTCTAATGTGGCCGCAGACTTTGATTTTAAGTATTACCACAAAGGCAGGTTTTATTATTCTACACAGCAATATGACTGGGGCGAATTGCGCTCAAGAAACCTGGACGGCACCGATGAAAAGGTGGTGATCCCGCAGTTTTATAACCAGTTGCTCAGGAGCACACTCATGTTTGGCGATTATATTGTGTGCAAATACAAAACATTAGGCAAATACCACCTTTCCCTTTACGATAAAGATGTCCATTTTATCCGGAAATATGACCTGCCGCCCGGCACAGACTGCGAGGTGTCTTTTTATAATAAAGAAAACAATTGCCTGTATATCAGCCTAAGATCGTATACTCTTTCTTCCCAAAATTACACCTTAAACCTTGATACCGGAGAGTTTAAGCCCTTCTTTTCGACAATATTCAAAGCAAAGCCCACAGTGTTTCCGCTGGATTATTTTGAAAGCAAAACAATTACCTATAAAAGCCGCGACGGAAAAGATGTACCCATTACCATAGTCCATAAAAAAGGGCTTGTGATGGACGGCAGCAACCCAACACTGTTAAAAGCTTATGGTGGGTTTGGTAATGTAAGCACACCTGCCTATAACACCGGGCTGCTGTACTTTTTAGAGCAGGGCGGCGTTTTTGCCTATGCCGAAGTGCGGGGTGGCGGTGAGAAAGGCCTTAAGTGGCATGCAGCGGGGCGCGGTAGAAATAAGATACATTCTGTAAATGATGTTATTGATGCCGCCGAATTCCTTATTGCCGAAAAATATACTTCATCTCAGAGGATAGCATTTACAGGTGCATCTAATGGTGGGCTGATGGCAACAGCCGCTATGACCCAACGCCCTGATTTGTTTAAAGTTATAATATCGGAAATGGGATTAACAGATATACCTTCAGCAATGCTGCATACTGTAGGAAATTATCATAAAGATGAATATGGCAATCCCGAAATTAAGGAAGATTATGAAGCTATGCTTACTTACTCACCTTATCAAAAGATAAAAGACGATGTCAACTATCCTGTAACTTTACTGATAGCCGGTGAAAATGATGACCGTGTAACTCCTTTCCAGTCATATAAGTTTGCCGCAAAGCTTCAAAACAGGCCCGCCCAAAAGAATCCGGTTTATATAAAGACCAGTGAATTCGGGCACAATAAATCAGTTACATACGATGAGCGCACGAAAGACAATGCTGAATTTTACAGCTTTTTACTCTATCATCTTACGAAGTAA
- a CDS encoding acyl-CoA thioesterase translates to MQPKYPSDSACIMTDLVLPGETNPLNNLFGGELLARMDRAASIAARRHSRRITVTASVNHVAFNRAIPLGSVVTVEAKVSRTFKSSMEIFIDVWTEDRESGTRAKANEAIYTFVAVDETGRPVEVPPIEPQTDLEKQRFDAALRRKQLSLVLAGKMNPHEATELKALFQ, encoded by the coding sequence ATGCAGCCAAAATATCCTTCCGATTCCGCTTGTATAATGACCGACCTGGTGCTACCTGGAGAAACCAACCCGCTGAACAACCTTTTCGGGGGTGAGCTCCTTGCCCGTATGGACCGCGCCGCAAGCATTGCCGCACGCAGGCATTCGCGCCGCATTACCGTAACGGCATCGGTAAACCATGTGGCCTTCAACCGTGCTATTCCGTTAGGGAGTGTGGTTACTGTCGAGGCCAAAGTATCGCGTACTTTCAAATCATCTATGGAGATATTCATCGATGTTTGGACGGAAGACCGCGAATCAGGAACAAGGGCTAAAGCCAATGAGGCTATTTATACTTTTGTGGCGGTAGATGAAACCGGCCGCCCTGTTGAAGTGCCGCCTATTGAACCGCAAACCGACCTTGAAAAACAGCGCTTTGATGCCGCGCTGAGAAGGAAGCAGCTGAGCTTAGTACTGGCAGGCAAGATGAACCCGCATGAGGCAACGGAACTAAAGGCATTGTTCCAGTAA
- the dut gene encoding dUTP diphosphatase, which translates to MTVKIINKSSHALPNYESIASAGMDLRANLDEPVTLSPLGRAIIKTGLFIELPIGYEAQVRPRSGLAAKKGITVLNSPGTVDADYRGEIGVILVNLSNEAFTIENGERIAQLVIARHERAEWQEVEVLTETARGEGGFGSTGVK; encoded by the coding sequence ATGACGGTTAAGATCATCAACAAATCATCGCACGCATTACCTAATTATGAAAGCATTGCTTCGGCAGGAATGGACCTTAGGGCCAATCTTGACGAACCTGTAACCTTGTCGCCGCTTGGCAGGGCCATTATTAAAACAGGATTATTTATTGAGCTTCCAATAGGCTATGAAGCTCAGGTGCGCCCCCGTAGCGGCCTGGCCGCCAAGAAAGGGATAACGGTGCTCAACAGCCCCGGAACAGTTGATGCGGATTACCGTGGCGAGATTGGAGTAATTTTAGTAAATTTATCGAATGAGGCATTTACCATAGAAAATGGCGAGCGTATTGCCCAGTTGGTAATTGCCAGACACGAGCGTGCCGAATGGCAGGAAGTGGAAGTGCTGACTGAAACAGCACGTGGTGAGGGAGGCTTTGGGAGTACGGGCGTGAAATAA
- a CDS encoding DUF4292 domain-containing protein, producing MRKSIGILIMALAFASCKTKQAVVPEQAVTAETARSAKEVIDGHNRIPKDFQTLYIKADASYKDSKQSQNVSADIRIKKGEMILVSVRFLGITMAKALITPKKVSYYEKINNTYFEGNYAMLSRWLGTELNYDKVQNMLLGEALDNLEKGNYQMAVENGQYKLQGKEAKGINKELFFEGANFLLKKQVVAQGGQEPRSLDIQYPAHKEYPKAVLPAEIKIEAEQKDRVNLKIEYNSVTFDEKLSFPYDVPEGYEQIFID from the coding sequence ATGAGAAAAAGCATAGGGATATTGATCATGGCACTGGCATTTGCTTCCTGCAAAACAAAGCAGGCTGTAGTGCCGGAGCAGGCTGTAACGGCTGAAACTGCCAGATCGGCTAAAGAGGTGATAGATGGGCATAACAGGATACCGAAAGATTTCCAGACCCTCTATATAAAAGCGGATGCCAGCTACAAGGACAGCAAGCAATCGCAAAATGTTTCGGCTGACATCAGGATCAAAAAAGGCGAGATGATTTTGGTGAGCGTACGTTTTTTGGGCATCACGATGGCGAAAGCGCTTATTACCCCAAAAAAAGTCAGCTACTACGAAAAGATAAACAACACCTATTTTGAAGGTAATTATGCCATGCTGAGCCGCTGGCTGGGAACGGAGCTGAATTATGATAAGGTACAGAACATGCTGCTTGGTGAAGCATTGGATAACCTGGAAAAAGGAAATTACCAGATGGCAGTAGAAAACGGACAATACAAATTGCAAGGCAAAGAAGCTAAAGGCATCAATAAGGAATTGTTTTTTGAGGGTGCCAATTTCCTGCTTAAGAAGCAGGTTGTAGCCCAGGGCGGGCAGGAGCCCCGCAGCCTTGATATCCAGTACCCAGCCCACAAGGAATACCCGAAGGCGGTGCTTCCGGCGGAGATTAAGATTGAGGCCGAGCAAAAAGACAGGGTGAATTTAAAGATCGAGTATAATTCAGTTACCTTTGACGAGAAGCTATCCTTCCCGTATGATGTTCCTGAAGGCTACGAACAGATATTTATAGATTAA
- a CDS encoding polysaccharide biosynthesis C-terminal domain-containing protein — translation MSLYRNLFKQTAIYGIATVVPRMFSFLLTPLYTHPDVMNKAEYGQVSIIFSWLVLFNVILAYGMETAFFRFYHTESKKKVLSTSTISLFWSTLLFLGGALLARDFLAKASHIDVEYITYTIWVLALDALVIIPFSRLRAEGRPMFYAIVKIGNVALNLGLNLFFLLYLPKLAASDPDSFMASLYVEDFEVGYVFVANIIASLATLIVLLPHYLRLSWHFDAALWKRMMKYSLPVLVAGMAFAINESFDRILLGYILPANIADGEVGAYSACYKLALFMTLFATAFRLGIEPFFFSHAGSDSAAQTYATITKYFVIFGSAILLGVVVFADLLKVIIIQDESYWEAMKVVPLIILANFFLGIYHNLSVWYKLSDKTKIGAYISIVGAVITLALNFALIPYISYMGSAIATIAAYGTMMFISWRLGNKYYPIPYDMKRIGLYLGVSIALSAITFYVDILRETYLFGIASLIGFMALIYKNEKQVLQRFLKRK, via the coding sequence TTGAGCCTTTACAGAAACCTTTTTAAGCAGACCGCCATATACGGCATTGCCACCGTGGTGCCGCGGATGTTCAGCTTTTTGCTTACCCCGCTCTATACGCACCCCGATGTGATGAACAAGGCCGAATACGGGCAGGTGTCTATCATCTTCTCGTGGCTGGTGCTGTTCAATGTTATTCTGGCTTATGGTATGGAGACGGCTTTTTTCAGGTTTTACCATACCGAGAGTAAAAAGAAAGTATTGAGCACCTCGACAATATCCCTGTTTTGGTCAACACTGCTGTTTCTTGGCGGGGCTTTGCTTGCGCGTGATTTCCTTGCCAAAGCATCACACATTGATGTGGAGTATATCACCTATACCATTTGGGTATTGGCATTGGATGCCCTGGTCATCATACCGTTCTCCAGGCTCCGGGCGGAAGGGAGGCCAATGTTTTATGCAATAGTAAAAATAGGTAATGTCGCCCTGAACCTGGGGCTCAACCTTTTCTTCCTGCTCTACCTGCCCAAGTTGGCAGCATCCGACCCCGATAGTTTTATGGCCAGCCTTTATGTTGAGGATTTTGAAGTAGGCTATGTTTTTGTGGCCAATATTATCGCAAGCCTCGCAACACTGATTGTATTGCTTCCGCATTACCTGCGGCTGTCATGGCATTTCGATGCAGCCCTCTGGAAGCGAATGATGAAATATTCCTTGCCGGTACTGGTAGCGGGTATGGCATTTGCTATTAATGAATCTTTCGACAGGATCTTGCTCGGTTACATCCTTCCGGCGAATATTGCCGATGGCGAGGTAGGTGCTTATTCGGCATGTTACAAGCTTGCACTGTTCATGACCTTGTTCGCTACCGCGTTCAGGCTTGGTATAGAGCCGTTTTTCTTCAGCCATGCCGGCAGCGACAGTGCCGCCCAAACCTATGCCACGATTACGAAATACTTTGTCATTTTTGGGTCAGCGATACTGCTCGGGGTAGTTGTGTTCGCCGACCTGCTAAAAGTCATTATCATACAGGACGAAAGCTATTGGGAAGCCATGAAAGTAGTTCCCCTGATTATTCTCGCAAATTTCTTCCTTGGCATTTACCACAACCTTTCGGTGTGGTACAAGCTATCCGATAAAACAAAGATCGGAGCCTATATCTCCATAGTAGGTGCAGTTATAACATTGGCGCTCAACTTCGCATTAATACCTTACATCAGCTACATGGGCTCGGCCATTGCAACCATTGCGGCCTACGGTACCATGATGTTCATATCCTGGAGGCTCGGCAACAAATACTACCCGATACCTTACGACATGAAAAGGATTGGGCTGTACCTTGGGGTATCCATAGCGCTTTCTGCCATAACATTCTATGTAGACATTTTGCGTGAGACGTACCTTTTCGGGATTGCCTCGCTCATAGGTTTTATGGCCCTTATTTATAAGAATGAAAAACAGGTGCTGCAACGGTTCCTAAAGAGAAAATAA
- a CDS encoding murein hydrolase activator EnvC family protein — translation MTRFFLTIFLIGCTALSWGQTDQQKKLEQRKAQILKEMKTLQGLVKSESQKEKTVVSKITENIAKIKLSEKLINTTQKQTKLLTDDIYLNQLKINKLNRELKLLKEDYANMVVKAYKNRSEQSRIMFILSSEDFLQAYKRVQYMKQYASFRKIQGDEIRNKTLQLEELNRILGGQKEVKEKLVTQSEQEKEKLQKDKEEQEKLVKAIQKDKKKYASEIKKMQGEAKDIDRKIDKLIKDAIAEANRKAAAKATTAEEKKEIAAAVKAEPNKIALTKEGKLIADNFKANKGRLPWPVKEGYISVPYGDQPHPLDRTLKIHNSGIDITTNPGTAVRAVFAGEVGKIQLIQGSMNKIVYIQHGNYLTVYYNLASINVKSGDKVNANETIGTVATSPSGKTVLKFCVMQNTTSLNPSSWVAQ, via the coding sequence ATGACCAGATTCTTCCTTACTATTTTCCTTATCGGATGCACCGCTTTAAGCTGGGGCCAAACGGACCAGCAAAAAAAGCTGGAGCAGCGTAAAGCCCAGATCCTTAAAGAAATGAAGACGCTTCAGGGACTTGTAAAAAGCGAGAGCCAAAAGGAAAAGACCGTAGTAAGCAAGATCACTGAGAATATCGCGAAGATAAAACTCAGCGAAAAGCTGATCAATACCACCCAGAAGCAAACCAAATTGCTTACCGACGATATTTACCTGAACCAACTAAAAATAAACAAGCTCAACAGGGAACTGAAACTGCTTAAGGAGGATTATGCCAACATGGTGGTAAAGGCCTATAAAAACAGGTCGGAACAGAGCCGTATCATGTTTATCCTGTCCTCAGAGGATTTTCTGCAGGCGTATAAAAGGGTGCAGTACATGAAACAGTATGCCAGCTTCCGGAAAATACAGGGCGATGAGATACGCAACAAAACCCTCCAGCTCGAAGAACTGAACCGCATACTTGGCGGCCAGAAAGAAGTGAAAGAAAAACTGGTTACGCAGAGCGAGCAGGAAAAGGAGAAACTGCAAAAAGACAAGGAGGAGCAGGAAAAGCTTGTAAAGGCAATACAGAAGGACAAGAAAAAATATGCTTCCGAAATAAAGAAAATGCAGGGTGAAGCCAAAGACATCGACAGGAAGATCGATAAGCTGATAAAAGATGCAATTGCCGAAGCCAACAGGAAAGCTGCTGCCAAAGCAACCACGGCAGAAGAGAAAAAAGAGATTGCCGCAGCAGTAAAGGCCGAACCGAACAAAATCGCGCTTACCAAGGAAGGCAAGCTGATAGCCGATAACTTTAAGGCCAACAAAGGCAGGCTTCCATGGCCGGTTAAAGAAGGCTACATATCGGTGCCTTATGGCGACCAGCCGCACCCGCTCGACAGAACCCTTAAAATACACAATAGCGGCATCGATATCACTACAAATCCGGGAACTGCGGTACGCGCAGTGTTTGCCGGCGAGGTAGGAAAGATACAACTCATACAGGGATCGATGAATAAGATCGTGTACATCCAGCATGGTAACTATCTTACCGTATATTATAACTTGGCCAGCATCAATGTAAAATCAGGCGACAAGGTAAATGCCAATGAAACGATAGGTACGGTAGCCACAAGCCCATCCGGCAAGACAGTGCTTAAATTCTGCGTGATGCAGAATACAACGAGCTTGAACCCCTCATCCTGGGTGGCGCAATAG
- a CDS encoding tetratricopeptide repeat protein — MKKILLYTLLLSGIIAPVALHAQAEPDSLALAKDEFQDNFYEALKQKGIENYDRAVRSLEKCLVREPNNPVLYNELGKNYLGMKNYSEAEKAFLKATQLDPKNRWYWQGLYDVYYDTKNYNKSIPIVQKLIEWKKDFYQEDLVSLYMYTQQYDKALDLINEMEATVGMSEKREAYKMQILSDSKYKKSKKEALEEAIKKNPKAESNYIDLIYLYSESNQEAKAEQVAKQLEKEIPESDWAQVSMFKFHLNKNEGGQAAESMFRVLGSKKIDSKIKHRVLNEFLIFVNANPQYAPQLEKAVGYFEDDKNVDVAKEVGKFFFNKKKYAEASKYFEKSLGNKADDIEAIELLLYAYAEGGRNDELLKKASRYIDLYPTHARLYYFAGLGANGLGQYAKAKKWLEDGIDFVVEDNALEAGFKKELTNAKNGLAKTK, encoded by the coding sequence ATGAAAAAGATCCTTCTTTACACTTTATTGCTTTCAGGGATAATAGCCCCTGTGGCTCTTCATGCCCAGGCAGAGCCTGATTCGCTCGCGTTGGCCAAAGATGAGTTCCAGGATAATTTTTACGAAGCATTAAAGCAAAAGGGGATTGAAAATTACGACAGGGCAGTACGGTCTCTTGAGAAATGCCTCGTAAGGGAACCCAACAACCCAGTACTCTATAATGAGCTTGGGAAGAATTACCTCGGCATGAAGAATTATTCAGAGGCCGAAAAGGCATTCCTTAAAGCTACGCAGCTCGACCCTAAGAATCGTTGGTACTGGCAGGGGCTGTATGACGTGTACTACGATACGAAAAATTACAATAAATCCATTCCTATCGTGCAGAAGCTGATAGAGTGGAAAAAGGATTTTTACCAGGAAGACCTGGTTTCGCTGTATATGTACACCCAGCAATACGACAAGGCGCTCGACCTTATCAACGAGATGGAGGCTACGGTAGGCATGTCTGAAAAAAGGGAAGCTTACAAGATGCAGATCCTAAGCGACAGTAAATACAAGAAATCGAAAAAAGAAGCCCTGGAAGAAGCAATCAAAAAGAATCCGAAGGCAGAGTCCAATTACATCGACCTGATCTACCTTTATTCGGAAAGCAATCAGGAAGCAAAAGCGGAACAGGTGGCCAAACAGCTGGAAAAGGAGATACCGGAGTCGGACTGGGCGCAGGTGAGTATGTTCAAATTTCACCTCAATAAAAATGAAGGCGGGCAGGCAGCAGAATCGATGTTCCGTGTTTTGGGAAGCAAGAAGATAGATAGCAAGATAAAGCACAGGGTACTGAACGAGTTCCTGATCTTCGTGAATGCCAATCCGCAATATGCACCGCAGCTTGAAAAAGCCGTTGGATATTTTGAAGATGATAAAAATGTAGATGTGGCAAAAGAGGTAGGCAAGTTCTTTTTCAATAAAAAGAAATATGCCGAGGCGTCGAAGTATTTTGAGAAAAGCCTGGGCAATAAGGCGGATGACATTGAGGCCATAGAGTTGCTACTTTATGCCTATGCTGAAGGCGGACGTAATGATGAGCTTCTTAAAAAGGCTTCAAGGTATATCGACCTGTATCCTACCCATGCACGGCTGTACTATTTTGCAGGTCTTGGCGCTAACGGGCTTGGGCAATATGCGAAAGCAAAAAAATGGCTTGAAGATGGAATCGACTTTGTAGTGGAAGACAATGCGCTTGAAGCCGGTTTCAAAAAGGAGCTGACAAATGCGAAGAATGGATTGGCCAAAACCAAATAA
- a CDS encoding HipA domain-containing protein, with protein MGALTYRPQTETSHQEILQVELDAISREMAAVLQGDSSSVIDELYEMGGSSGGARPKILVGYDPGTGYLVHGSEPLPKGYEDWLIKFPSSNDRGILPK; from the coding sequence ATGGGCGCATTAACCTATCGACCACAAACAGAAACATCTCATCAGGAGATATTGCAGGTAGAGTTGGATGCTATTTCCAGGGAAATGGCTGCGGTATTGCAGGGAGACAGTTCTTCGGTTATCGATGAATTGTATGAAATGGGCGGGTCGTCCGGAGGGGCAAGGCCTAAAATACTGGTGGGATATGATCCGGGAACAGGCTATCTGGTCCACGGAAGTGAACCGCTGCCAAAAGGATATGAAGACTGGCTTATCAAGTTCCCATCATCGAATGACAGGGGGATATTGCCCAAATAG
- a CDS encoding type II toxin-antitoxin system HipA family toxin, whose translation MNPCRLFESGSGNVFFGTKRFDRTERGRLHMHSAAGMLNDNYRYSSMDYGNLMDATFRLENDVAGHEKILRIAAFNVFAHNRDDHSKNISYLMDAAGNWQLAPAYDLTYSNSSHGMHSTTIAGEGANPTRNHLMALAKEFSLKSGALILEKVADAVSQWKSFAKDAGVTKASADIIEKKIQASLKA comes from the coding sequence ATGAACCCCTGCAGGTTATTTGAGTCCGGATCAGGTAATGTTTTTTTTGGCACAAAAAGATTTGACAGGACAGAGCGAGGTAGGCTCCATATGCATTCGGCAGCAGGTATGCTTAATGATAACTACAGGTACAGCAGCATGGATTATGGTAATTTGATGGATGCGACCTTCCGGTTGGAAAATGATGTAGCCGGTCATGAAAAAATACTAAGGATAGCTGCTTTTAATGTTTTTGCCCATAACCGTGACGATCACAGCAAGAATATCTCGTATTTAATGGATGCAGCCGGCAACTGGCAGTTGGCACCCGCTTATGACCTCACCTATTCTAATTCGTCCCACGGAATGCACAGTACGACTATAGCAGGTGAAGGTGCCAATCCTACAAGAAATCACCTGATGGCATTAGCCAAAGAATTTAGTCTGAAAAGCGGGGCTTTAATCCTGGAAAAGGTTGCCGATGCGGTATCACAATGGAAATCGTTTGCTAAAGACGCAGGTGTTACCAAAGCATCGGCCGATATCATTGAAAAGAAGATACAGGCATCCCTCAAAGCTTAG
- a CDS encoding helix-turn-helix domain-containing protein: protein MAELVLKTRKLRKNNGISQLELATRSGVSFGSIKRFEATGQISLEALLKIAYFFNRLDDFTPVFQTDTNLDAVEKLFSDKTR, encoded by the coding sequence ATGGCTGAATTGGTTTTAAAGACCCGAAAGCTGCGTAAAAATAATGGGATATCACAACTAGAATTAGCTACAAGATCAGGTGTATCTTTTGGCAGCATCAAGCGTTTTGAAGCTACCGGGCAAATTTCGCTGGAAGCACTCTTAAAAATAGCTTACTTTTTTAACCGCCTTGATGATTTCACACCGGTATTCCAAACAGATACCAATCTGGATGCTGTCGAAAAATTATTCAGCGATAAAACCCGGTAG